The following are from one region of the Rosistilla carotiformis genome:
- a CDS encoding PAS domain S-box protein yields MNRRLSHLLFLTLTLLAIMGLYLRSIDRVSGDYARLATATRVTMQHNVDLDSAVLSLRLGIRQDYDQLTYYEQSLHSTVSNGLGKLAAPRLLTPELHRRIDNVESLVQDKLVLSHEFKATHAIVRNSIAALLRNVELAKQSPTLPANLKLVLADLESSGYRFSVSGKSTDRKVFSDTLAKLKSEWMATNGDAPYPKIDWTIRHGTKLIELRHALDETVSRLVAIPVRPATLAVMDDAIKIYQRQWSTQNRYHAGMIVAIMVLLGYCATQAMALWKNAHELNVINKALEQRGDDQTADLQRSKDFFQGVLDAIDAPICVLDSTGRIVETNASWGEFSQNQNSHRLGIGSNYLQECRRRVQDGQDDGAKQFADAIEAVIAGHDGQHVSEYECESPTDKFWYQVNVTPLRDHQAGVAVVTHLDITDRVAAQRKLLETSEHLELLSLVAKYTDNSVVITDAHGCIEWVNDGFRRVSGYSFEDVKGKVPGNILYGEKTDPSAIAQIQERILKKQGFDAEILHYRKSGEPYWVAIGARPIHNENGALVRYVAVDSEITDRKESEARLTAVTQTLQTQKQTLDAVLESVAAGIVSVNHQGDIVSFNPAAEEIFGEHWLKSESLLEQLEAVEIVDPITYDPIPLIQLPMIRALQGEQVRNEELLVRRKDKDVLVSINAIPLASDGQQGAVITVLDITQQWKRDLNQRMLREGLDFAQDAMFVCESVGRIIDANEVSCKRLGYAREDLLKLVVSDIDPGVPAEKWPDFWSQLKQRKAMVLESKHRKIDGSTFPVEVTINYSDFGGIQYACCFARDITARKLAERERDQLAGELQNAARQAGMAEVATGVLHNVGNVLNSVNVSTNLIRDRIQASPVEHLSKAANVIAENEADLGNFLTNDKRGKHFPALLKQLATSFQNERDAQNEEIQALAKSVEHIKEIVSMQQSFARKSGMTESVDPIEMFEDAIKINDASLVRHGVDLVREFDAVPNIQVRRHEVLQILINLIKNAKQAVDKADASEKVIRLTARTEGEHVRLEVQDNGIGISAENLKNIFQHGFTTKTTGHGFGLHSCANSAREMGGCMSVHSDGEGRGATFTLKLPLQDRKETSGVGYFESTFARTPVSILQTSEITALPLPGIP; encoded by the coding sequence ATGAATCGACGACTCTCCCACTTGTTATTCCTCACCTTGACGCTTCTTGCGATCATGGGACTCTACCTCCGTTCGATCGACCGGGTCAGCGGAGACTATGCGAGGCTGGCAACCGCGACGCGGGTTACGATGCAACACAACGTCGATCTCGATTCGGCGGTGCTCTCGCTGCGGTTGGGGATCCGTCAAGACTATGATCAACTGACGTATTATGAACAGTCGCTCCATAGCACCGTTTCCAATGGGCTCGGCAAGCTCGCAGCCCCGCGGTTGTTGACGCCTGAATTGCACCGACGGATCGACAATGTGGAGTCGTTGGTTCAAGACAAGTTGGTGCTGTCACATGAATTCAAAGCGACCCACGCGATTGTCCGCAATTCGATTGCCGCGTTGCTGCGAAATGTCGAATTGGCCAAACAAAGCCCGACGCTACCGGCGAACCTCAAGCTTGTACTCGCCGACTTAGAGTCTTCGGGATACCGATTCAGCGTGTCGGGGAAATCGACCGATCGCAAAGTGTTTAGCGACACCCTTGCGAAGCTCAAAAGCGAATGGATGGCTACGAATGGGGACGCGCCCTATCCGAAGATCGACTGGACCATCCGCCATGGTACGAAACTTATCGAGCTTCGGCACGCGTTGGACGAGACCGTTTCGCGGCTGGTGGCCATTCCGGTTCGTCCGGCAACGCTGGCGGTGATGGACGATGCGATCAAGATCTATCAGCGGCAATGGAGTACGCAGAATCGCTACCACGCCGGGATGATCGTTGCGATCATGGTGTTGCTGGGCTACTGCGCTACCCAAGCGATGGCTCTGTGGAAGAACGCCCACGAGCTGAATGTCATCAATAAGGCATTGGAACAACGAGGCGACGACCAAACCGCGGACTTGCAACGATCGAAGGATTTCTTCCAAGGAGTTCTCGATGCGATCGATGCGCCGATCTGCGTCCTGGATTCGACCGGCCGGATCGTCGAGACCAATGCCTCTTGGGGAGAATTTTCACAGAACCAGAACTCGCATCGACTGGGGATCGGCAGCAATTATCTGCAGGAGTGTCGCCGTCGAGTGCAGGACGGGCAGGATGACGGCGCGAAACAGTTTGCCGACGCGATCGAAGCGGTCATCGCAGGACACGATGGCCAGCATGTCTCGGAATACGAATGCGAATCCCCAACCGACAAATTCTGGTACCAAGTGAACGTCACCCCGCTTCGCGACCATCAAGCAGGGGTCGCAGTGGTGACACATTTGGATATCACCGACCGTGTTGCAGCGCAGCGCAAACTTTTGGAAACGTCCGAACATCTGGAACTCCTTTCATTAGTCGCCAAATATACCGACAACTCGGTGGTGATCACGGACGCCCACGGATGTATCGAATGGGTCAACGATGGATTCAGACGAGTCTCCGGGTATTCGTTTGAGGACGTCAAAGGCAAAGTTCCCGGAAACATCCTTTACGGTGAGAAGACCGATCCTTCGGCGATCGCGCAGATCCAGGAACGAATCTTAAAAAAGCAAGGCTTCGACGCAGAGATCCTTCATTATCGTAAATCGGGCGAACCCTATTGGGTGGCGATCGGGGCCCGTCCGATTCACAACGAGAATGGCGCACTTGTTCGCTACGTCGCCGTCGATAGCGAGATCACCGACCGCAAGGAGTCCGAGGCCCGACTCACCGCCGTGACTCAAACTTTACAAACACAAAAACAGACGCTCGACGCGGTTCTCGAGAGCGTTGCCGCGGGGATTGTGTCGGTCAATCATCAAGGGGATATCGTCAGCTTTAATCCGGCGGCCGAGGAAATCTTTGGAGAACATTGGCTCAAGTCCGAGTCACTGTTGGAACAATTGGAGGCGGTCGAGATCGTCGACCCGATCACCTACGATCCTATCCCCTTGATTCAATTGCCGATGATACGAGCATTGCAAGGGGAACAGGTTCGCAATGAAGAACTGTTGGTCCGGCGAAAGGACAAAGATGTGCTGGTCTCGATCAATGCCATACCGTTGGCGTCGGACGGACAACAGGGGGCGGTGATTACCGTTCTCGATATCACCCAACAATGGAAGCGAGACCTCAACCAACGGATGCTCCGCGAGGGGCTCGATTTTGCGCAGGATGCGATGTTTGTATGCGAGAGCGTCGGACGGATCATCGACGCCAATGAAGTTAGCTGCAAACGACTGGGGTACGCTCGCGAAGATTTGTTGAAGCTCGTCGTCTCCGATATCGACCCTGGGGTTCCAGCGGAAAAATGGCCCGACTTCTGGAGCCAACTGAAACAACGTAAAGCGATGGTGTTGGAAAGCAAACACCGCAAAATCGATGGCAGCACTTTCCCCGTGGAAGTCACGATCAACTACAGCGACTTTGGCGGAATCCAATACGCTTGCTGTTTTGCGCGGGATATCACCGCACGCAAACTGGCCGAACGGGAACGCGACCAATTGGCAGGCGAACTGCAAAACGCTGCCCGGCAGGCGGGGATGGCGGAGGTTGCAACCGGCGTGTTGCACAACGTCGGAAACGTTCTCAATAGCGTTAACGTCTCAACGAATTTGATCCGCGATCGAATTCAGGCCAGCCCGGTGGAGCATCTGTCCAAAGCCGCCAATGTGATCGCGGAAAATGAAGCGGACCTCGGAAACTTTCTGACCAATGACAAGCGTGGCAAACACTTCCCCGCACTCTTGAAACAATTGGCGACGAGCTTTCAGAACGAACGCGACGCCCAAAACGAAGAGATCCAAGCGTTGGCCAAAAGCGTGGAACACATCAAGGAGATCGTGTCGATGCAGCAATCGTTCGCCCGAAAGAGTGGCATGACCGAATCGGTCGACCCCATCGAAATGTTCGAAGACGCCATCAAAATCAATGACGCCAGCTTGGTCCGCCATGGTGTCGACCTGGTCCGTGAATTCGATGCCGTACCCAATATCCAAGTCCGTAGACACGAAGTTCTGCAGATCTTGATCAACCTGATCAAAAACGCAAAACAAGCTGTCGACAAAGCGGATGCCAGCGAGAAGGTCATTCGCTTGACCGCCCGGACCGAAGGCGAACATGTGCGTCTGGAAGTGCAGGACAACGGCATCGGGATCTCGGCCGAAAATCTAAAAAATATCTTCCAACACGGTTTCACAACCAAGACGACCGGACACGGATTTGGACTCCATTCATGCGCCAATTCGGCGCGTGAAATGGGAGGTTGCATGTCGGTCCATAGCGACGGTGAAGGTCGAGGCGCGACGTTTACTCTAAAGCTGCCACTTCAAGATCGGAAGGAGACTTCCGGCGTTGGGTACTTCGAATCGACGTTTGCTCGAACGCCCGTTTCAATTTTGCAAACCTCCGAAATTACTGCCTTGCCGCTACCGGGCATCCCGTAA
- a CDS encoding hybrid sensor histidine kinase/response regulator, giving the protein MNTSVQSKPRILVIDDNPAIHDDFHKILISAGDKRDLLDAASAFFGEEEPTPQVSDKLDVQLDSAHQGEEGYRKVRDAHAAGRPYTLAFCDMRMPPGWDGLTTIENLWKADPNLQVVICSAYSDNTWSDISKRLGLSDRLLILKKPFDNAEVLQIVVALIEKRRLIDAASTKRESLERTVTERTRHLREARKESEQLLAAIDSMMVGTDVHGIVQRWNENAVAIFGIRAEDAMGTPLEALPIQWETPGLVDHLLHNQNHETSMQLETSFPDPHGVLRVISFSSYPVVEAGIRYGTLILGTDVTEHRVLEQQLQNAQRLESVGQLAAGVAHEINTPMQYLGDNLAYLNSKFDKLIGYLQSSCDLLEQADHSSVDCNLVAELREQANTLSLKKLYTQIPQALADSIDGVEHVSRIIRAMKELSHPGGEEASAVDINRALETTIAVSTNEWKYVAKIETDLDPSIEPVLGYPGELNQVFLNLIVNAAHAISDVTAGGSNGLGNIHIRSSQHQGFVKVEISDNGGGIPESIRGRVFDPFFTTKEVGKGTGQGLAIAHTVVVQRHAGKLSFDVEEGVGTTFVVDLPTSAMANSHESVISEALVAGAGVS; this is encoded by the coding sequence ATGAACACCAGCGTCCAATCCAAACCACGAATCCTTGTCATCGACGACAACCCCGCGATCCACGACGACTTTCACAAAATTCTCATCTCCGCAGGTGACAAACGCGACCTGTTGGATGCCGCCTCCGCTTTTTTTGGCGAGGAAGAGCCGACACCGCAGGTCTCCGACAAGCTCGACGTGCAACTGGATTCCGCCCATCAAGGCGAAGAAGGCTATCGCAAGGTGCGCGACGCCCACGCCGCGGGACGTCCCTACACCTTGGCGTTTTGCGATATGCGGATGCCGCCCGGTTGGGACGGATTGACGACGATCGAAAATCTGTGGAAGGCCGATCCCAATTTGCAGGTTGTCATTTGCAGTGCCTATTCCGATAACACCTGGTCGGATATCTCCAAACGGCTGGGACTTTCGGATCGTTTGCTGATCTTAAAAAAGCCGTTCGACAATGCCGAAGTCCTACAGATCGTTGTGGCGCTGATCGAAAAACGGCGACTGATCGATGCCGCGTCGACGAAACGCGAATCGTTGGAACGCACCGTAACCGAACGGACACGCCATCTGCGCGAAGCGCGAAAGGAATCGGAACAATTGTTGGCGGCGATTGATTCGATGATGGTGGGGACCGACGTTCACGGAATCGTTCAGCGTTGGAATGAAAACGCGGTCGCGATTTTTGGAATTCGCGCGGAGGACGCGATGGGAACACCGCTCGAAGCGCTACCGATCCAATGGGAGACACCCGGTTTGGTGGACCATTTGCTTCACAATCAAAATCACGAGACGTCGATGCAGCTTGAAACCAGCTTTCCCGATCCTCACGGCGTGCTGCGCGTGATTTCGTTTTCCAGCTATCCGGTCGTGGAGGCGGGGATTCGATATGGCACATTGATTCTCGGCACCGATGTGACCGAACATCGTGTCTTGGAACAGCAGTTGCAAAACGCGCAACGGCTCGAATCGGTGGGCCAGTTGGCGGCTGGGGTTGCGCACGAGATCAACACGCCGATGCAGTATTTGGGAGACAACCTGGCCTATCTGAATAGCAAGTTCGACAAATTGATCGGATATTTGCAGTCGTCGTGTGATCTGTTGGAGCAAGCGGACCATTCAAGTGTCGACTGCAATCTCGTCGCCGAGTTGCGGGAGCAAGCAAACACGTTGAGCTTAAAAAAACTCTACACGCAAATCCCTCAAGCCCTTGCCGATTCGATCGACGGTGTCGAACACGTTTCCCGAATCATCCGTGCGATGAAGGAATTGTCGCATCCCGGAGGTGAAGAAGCCTCGGCGGTCGATATCAATCGGGCGTTGGAAACCACGATAGCCGTTTCGACTAACGAATGGAAATACGTCGCAAAAATCGAGACGGATCTCGATCCCAGTATCGAACCGGTGCTGGGCTATCCTGGCGAATTGAATCAGGTCTTCCTTAATTTGATCGTCAACGCGGCCCATGCGATTTCCGACGTCACCGCAGGGGGCAGCAACGGACTTGGCAATATCCACATCCGATCGTCGCAGCATCAAGGATTTGTCAAAGTCGAGATTTCCGACAACGGAGGGGGCATCCCGGAAAGTATTCGAGGACGTGTGTTTGATCCGTTTTTCACCACCAAGGAAGTGGGCAAGGGAACCGGTCAAGGACTTGCGATCGCGCATACCGTGGTCGTCCAACGGCATGCCGGCAAGCTCTCGTTTGATGTCGAGGAAGGTGTCGGCACGACATTTGTTGTCGACCTGCCCACCTCCGCGATGGCGAATTCCCATGAATCCGTCATCTCCGAGGCACTCGTTGCGGGTGCTGGCGTTTCGTGA